Proteins encoded in a region of the Candidatus Tanganyikabacteria bacterium genome:
- a CDS encoding TfoX/Sxy family protein yields the protein MAYDEKLAERIRKVLPPDESIVERKMFGGVAWMIRGNMFVGIVKNDLMVRVGKEGNAAALAQPHARPMDFSGKPMDGYVYVAPPGVASDKDLAAWVDRGATFALSLPPK from the coding sequence ATGGCCTACGACGAGAAGCTAGCCGAACGCATTCGCAAGGTTCTGCCCCCCGACGAGTCGATCGTCGAAAGGAAGATGTTCGGCGGGGTGGCGTGGATGATCCGCGGCAACATGTTCGTGGGCATCGTCAAGAACGACCTGATGGTGCGCGTGGGCAAGGAGGGCAACGCCGCCGCTCTTGCCCAGCCGCATGCCAGGCCGATGGACTTCAGCGGCAAGCCCATGGACGGGTACGTCTACGTGGCGCCGCCGGGCGTGGCCAGCGACAAGGATCTCGCGGCCTGGGTGGACCGCGGCGCGACGTTCGCGCTGTCGCTGCCTCCCAAGTAA